The uncultured Campylobacter sp. genome includes a region encoding these proteins:
- the mraY gene encoding phospho-N-acetylmuramoyl-pentapeptide-transferase: MFYYLYHLTNINFFQYITARAGLAFFIAFCFSVWAMPRFIRWAQARHAAQPIYELAPQNHQKKSKTPTMGGLVFVTAAVLASLLCAKLNNVFVLCGLLCLVGFGYIGFKDDISKILGRQNHAGLSARAKFALQNFLAFLIGATLYAFSDLGGEFFVPFFKYPLLNLWIFAPLFWTIVISASSNAVNLTDGLDGLATIPSVFSLCSLGVFAYLCGHAIYSQYLLLPRVAGAGEVCIIVSALIGALLGFLWFNCYPAEVFMGDSGSLSVGAFLGYCAVITKNEILLIMIGFVFVIETLSVILQVGSFKIFKRRIFLMAPIHHHFELKGWVENKIIIRFWIIALIANIIALTSLKLR, encoded by the coding sequence TTGTTTTATTATCTTTACCATCTTACGAATATAAATTTCTTCCAATACATCACCGCGCGCGCAGGACTTGCGTTTTTTATCGCTTTTTGCTTTTCGGTCTGGGCTATGCCGCGGTTTATCCGCTGGGCGCAAGCCAGACACGCCGCGCAGCCCATCTACGAGCTCGCGCCGCAAAACCATCAGAAAAAGAGCAAAACCCCAACGATGGGCGGGCTCGTTTTCGTTACCGCCGCGGTGCTCGCAAGCCTGCTGTGCGCCAAGCTAAACAACGTCTTCGTGCTCTGCGGACTGCTTTGTTTGGTAGGTTTCGGCTACATAGGCTTCAAGGATGATATCTCTAAAATTTTAGGCCGCCAAAACCACGCAGGCCTTAGCGCGCGGGCTAAATTTGCACTGCAAAATTTCTTGGCGTTTCTGATTGGGGCGACGCTTTATGCTTTTAGCGATCTGGGCGGGGAATTTTTCGTGCCGTTTTTTAAATACCCTCTGCTAAATTTATGGATCTTCGCGCCGCTGTTTTGGACGATCGTGATAAGCGCTAGCTCAAACGCGGTAAATTTAACCGACGGCCTGGACGGATTAGCGACCATTCCGTCAGTATTTTCGCTCTGCAGCTTGGGCGTATTCGCCTATCTTTGCGGGCATGCGATCTACTCGCAGTATCTCTTGCTACCGCGCGTCGCAGGCGCAGGCGAAGTCTGCATCATCGTATCCGCGCTCATCGGCGCGCTGCTTGGGTTTTTGTGGTTTAACTGCTACCCCGCCGAAGTCTTTATGGGTGACAGCGGCAGCCTCAGCGTAGGCGCGTTTTTAGGATACTGCGCAGTCATCACGAAAAATGAAATTTTACTCATAATGATCGGCTTTGTCTTCGTCATCGAGACACTCAGCGTGATCTTGCAGGTAGGCAGCTTTAAAATTTTTAAACGCAGAATTTTCCTGATGGCGCCGATACACCACCATTTCGAGCTTAAAGGCTGGGTCGAAAACAAAATCATCATCCGATTTTGGATCATCGCGCTGATCGCAAATATCATAGCGCTGACGTCGCTGAAACTGAGATAA
- the murD gene encoding UDP-N-acetylmuramoyl-L-alanine--D-glutamate ligase, whose protein sequence is MKKSLFGYGLTTRAIAEHCRDEGGWEIYDDKFEISSGAPKLDEFGNALLNPSEFDPAASELEIPSPGFPPHHELVRKARNLISEYDYFDDYEGLKIWISGTNGKTTTTKMMQHLLERYGSQMGGNVGVPLAKLDKSAKIWVLETSSFTLHYTKHARPDIYVLLVITPDHLSWHGDFAEYERAKLSPLLAMREGSVALIPRAYESSAAAQNSLARVICYEDEADLAQKFGIDLGEIKFRTPFLIDALLALCVEKILFDRCDIARLNDFVIEGNKLEEFIDAHGRLWVNDTKATNIDACAQALKRYAGRKIHLILGGDDKGVDLHPLFAEFKKYDLQIYAIGSNTDKIVLLCNEYRLPCVRCEILQTAVSEISRRYLSGENFCENEISKGRLGGENSVGNLMQDKISATESESFCVNASSGKTLGSQNSKNSVDFKNSVNFANEIALLSPACASLDQFKSYAERGELFKKQVAQLG, encoded by the coding sequence ATGAAAAAATCGCTATTTGGCTACGGGCTTACGACCAGAGCGATCGCCGAGCACTGCCGCGACGAAGGCGGCTGGGAGATCTATGACGATAAATTTGAAATTTCTTCGGGCGCGCCGAAGCTGGACGAGTTCGGTAACGCGCTTTTAAACCCGAGCGAGTTCGATCCCGCCGCAAGCGAGCTTGAAATCCCAAGCCCGGGCTTTCCGCCGCATCACGAGCTGGTGCGAAAGGCACGAAATTTAATCAGTGAATACGATTATTTCGACGATTATGAAGGCCTTAAAATTTGGATCAGCGGCACGAACGGCAAGACCACGACGACGAAGATGATGCAGCACCTACTTGAGCGATACGGCTCGCAAATGGGCGGTAACGTGGGCGTTCCGCTTGCAAAACTTGATAAAAGTGCCAAAATTTGGGTGCTGGAGACGAGCTCGTTTACGCTGCACTACACCAAACACGCGCGCCCCGACATCTACGTGCTGCTTGTGATCACGCCCGATCATCTCAGCTGGCACGGCGATTTTGCGGAGTATGAGCGCGCCAAACTCTCGCCGCTGCTAGCGATGCGCGAAGGCTCCGTGGCACTGATCCCGCGCGCCTACGAAAGCTCCGCCGCCGCGCAAAACAGCCTAGCTCGCGTGATCTGCTACGAAGACGAAGCGGATCTGGCGCAAAAATTCGGCATCGATTTAGGCGAGATAAAATTCCGCACGCCGTTTTTAATAGACGCGCTTTTGGCGCTGTGCGTGGAGAAAATTTTATTCGACAGATGCGACATCGCGCGACTAAACGACTTCGTGATCGAGGGCAATAAACTCGAGGAGTTTATTGACGCGCACGGCAGACTCTGGGTCAATGACACGAAGGCCACCAACATCGATGCGTGCGCGCAGGCGCTAAAGCGTTACGCGGGACGCAAAATACATCTGATCCTAGGCGGCGACGATAAAGGCGTGGATCTGCACCCGCTTTTTGCGGAGTTTAAAAAATACGATCTGCAAATTTACGCAATCGGCTCAAACACCGATAAAATCGTGCTTTTGTGCAATGAATACAGACTTCCTTGCGTGCGCTGCGAAATTTTACAAACGGCGGTGAGCGAAATTTCGAGGCGGTATTTGAGCGGAGAAAATTTTTGCGAAAATGAAATTTCAAAAGGACGCTTAGGCGGCGAGAATTCCGTGGGAAATTTGATGCAGGATAAAATTTCGGCTACCGAAAGCGAGAGCTTCTGTGTGAACGCAAGCAGCGGCAAAACTTTGGGTTCGCAGAATTCTAAAAATTCTGTGGATTTTAAGAATTCCGTAAATTTCGCAAACGAAATAGCGCTGCTAAGCCCTGCGTGTGCAAGTCTGGATCAGTTTAAAAGCTATGCCGAACGCGGCGAATTATTTAAAAAACAGGTTGCGCAGCTCGGATAA